The Hahella sp. HNIBRBA332 genome window below encodes:
- the cbiB gene encoding adenosylcobinamide-phosphate synthase CbiB, whose product MDTLLILVLALTFDALLGEPRRLHPLVGFGRYAGWVEGAIRIADFSSSATRALGAAAVTAAILPWTALAWLASEWSESSAWGHIIFSAFVLYLTIGWRSLLEHVRQVAAPLRRHDAEAARRSLSMIVSRDTAELGEEEIASAATESALENGNDAIFAAIFWFLLAGVPGVVMYRLSNTLDAMWGYKNTRYVHFGWAAARLDDVLNWVPARLTAFSYACCGALDSALRCWRAQGGHWKSPNAGPVMAAGAGALRVRLGGAATYHGNLQHRPILGCGDAASAQSIERACTLINRTLILWTATVALGAGALWLWGAV is encoded by the coding sequence ATGGATACATTGCTGATTCTTGTCCTCGCCCTGACTTTCGACGCCCTGTTGGGAGAACCGCGCCGGCTGCATCCTTTGGTTGGTTTCGGGCGTTACGCCGGCTGGGTGGAAGGAGCGATTCGCATCGCCGACTTCTCTTCATCAGCAACCCGCGCGCTTGGCGCGGCGGCGGTGACGGCGGCGATTCTACCCTGGACTGCGCTCGCCTGGCTGGCTAGCGAGTGGAGCGAATCCTCCGCCTGGGGACACATTATCTTTTCCGCCTTCGTGCTCTATCTCACCATCGGCTGGCGCAGTTTGCTGGAGCATGTGCGTCAGGTCGCTGCGCCATTGCGCAGGCATGACGCGGAGGCGGCGCGGCGCAGTCTGTCCATGATCGTCAGTCGCGACACGGCGGAACTGGGAGAGGAGGAGATCGCCTCCGCCGCCACGGAATCCGCCCTGGAGAACGGCAACGACGCTATCTTCGCCGCCATCTTCTGGTTCCTGCTCGCCGGGGTTCCCGGCGTAGTGATGTATCGCCTCAGCAATACGCTGGATGCGATGTGGGGCTATAAAAACACGCGTTATGTGCATTTCGGCTGGGCGGCGGCGCGTCTGGACGATGTCCTCAATTGGGTCCCCGCCCGTCTGACGGCGTTCAGTTACGCCTGTTGCGGCGCGTTGGACAGCGCTCTGCGGTGCTGGCGCGCCCAGGGCGGACACTGGAAAAGTCCCAATGCGGGACCCGTAATGGCGGCGGGCGCGGGCGCGCTGCGGGTACGACTCGGTGGCGCGGCGACGTATCACGGCAATCTGCAGCACCGGCCTATACTGGGCTGTGGCGACGCCGCCTCGGCGCAATCCATCGAGCGCGCCTGCACGCTCATCAACCGCACTTTGATTTTGTGGACGGCGACGGTGGCCTTGGGAGCGGGCGCGCTGTGGTTGTGGGGGGCGGTTTGA
- a CDS encoding M12 family metallopeptidase, producing the protein MGLGCIRNGGTAMVYRMSWDGKFSESQTNVGGPWPNGVVKVFVPEGLDREYVQTVRTTFRRWEHCVLEYWGTQLIKFVEVVAAGNGVATLNFASNSADIGYFPGASTKLGVNGKANIKSLPHEVGHALGLAHEHERDDAPESVLHTWGANKMALDAYKLNKRNSTRKFETYGTDFDPKSIMMYADQAVGLLDSVDNTRYGGCKIDPGHVVSGDWNPSMGDLEVLGRIYRHYSTL; encoded by the coding sequence ATGGGATTGGGATGTATAAGAAACGGCGGAACCGCGATGGTTTACCGTATGAGTTGGGACGGCAAGTTCTCTGAGAGTCAAACCAATGTCGGCGGCCCCTGGCCGAACGGCGTGGTGAAGGTGTTTGTGCCCGAGGGGCTGGACAGGGAATATGTACAGACTGTACGTACGACATTCCGCCGCTGGGAGCACTGCGTTCTGGAATATTGGGGCACGCAGCTGATCAAGTTCGTTGAAGTGGTCGCGGCGGGTAACGGCGTAGCGACGCTCAATTTCGCCAGCAACTCTGCGGATATTGGGTATTTTCCCGGCGCCAGCACCAAGCTGGGGGTTAATGGCAAAGCCAATATCAAATCGCTGCCCCATGAAGTAGGACATGCTTTGGGGTTGGCTCATGAGCATGAACGCGATGATGCGCCCGAGAGCGTGCTCCACACCTGGGGGGCCAACAAAATGGCGTTGGACGCCTACAAGCTGAACAAGCGCAACAGCACCCGCAAGTTTGAAACCTATGGCACCGACTTCGACCCCAAATCCATCATGATGTATGCGGATCAGGCGGTGGGGCTCCTGGACTCCGTCGACAACACACGTTATGGCGGCTGCAAGATTGATCCCGGCCATGTGGTCAGCGGCGATTGGAACCCCAGTATGGGCGACCTGGAGGTGCTTGGCCGCATCTACCGGCACTATTCCACTCTCTAA
- the cobD gene encoding threonine-phosphate decarboxylase CobD, with protein MNGSDFDNGAGHAGLQAEEPAPVHGGDLEKYSQRYGIAPDDWLDLSTGVSPFPYPLTSIPAEVFRRLPYPDPALQQAASAYYGTDSLLAIPGTQWAIQHLPACCAPGVAALPDVGYREHEHHWRRQGFRIIHYPAGDLAGATARLAQTENLRVLVAINPNNPAARRTPLAALRESALRLQSTGALMVVDEAFADAETDSSLLGETLPENVVVLRSFGKFFGWPGVRLGFAAAAPHWLAALQGRLGPWTVNSAAQYVATRALRDEVWIAAMREKLSRVSRDLQALILAQPVFKGALECRRTPLFVSVLTSTAQAEQIFERCAQQGVLIRLWRVNAELAYLRFGLFDLEDAGLVRRLTAALADR; from the coding sequence ATGAACGGGAGTGACTTTGATAACGGGGCCGGCCATGCGGGCCTTCAGGCGGAAGAGCCGGCTCCCGTCCATGGCGGCGATCTGGAAAAGTACAGTCAACGCTACGGTATTGCCCCTGATGACTGGCTGGATCTGTCCACTGGCGTCAGCCCCTTTCCCTATCCGCTGACAAGCATTCCGGCAGAGGTGTTTCGACGTCTGCCTTATCCCGACCCAGCGCTGCAACAGGCCGCCAGCGCCTATTACGGGACCGATTCCCTGCTGGCGATTCCCGGCACGCAATGGGCGATTCAACACCTGCCCGCTTGTTGCGCGCCCGGTGTGGCGGCGCTGCCGGACGTCGGCTATCGCGAACATGAGCATCACTGGCGTCGTCAAGGCTTCAGAATCATTCATTACCCTGCGGGAGATCTGGCGGGCGCGACGGCGCGTCTGGCGCAGACAGAAAACTTGCGCGTCCTGGTGGCGATTAATCCGAATAACCCCGCCGCCCGTAGGACGCCATTGGCGGCGCTGCGTGAGTCGGCGCTGCGTCTGCAATCTACGGGCGCATTGATGGTGGTGGATGAAGCCTTCGCCGACGCGGAGACAGATTCCAGTCTGCTGGGCGAGACCCTGCCGGAGAACGTTGTGGTGTTGCGCTCATTCGGCAAGTTTTTCGGATGGCCGGGAGTGCGCCTGGGGTTTGCGGCGGCCGCGCCTCACTGGCTGGCTGCATTGCAGGGTCGGCTTGGTCCCTGGACGGTGAACAGCGCCGCGCAATATGTGGCGACCCGGGCGTTGCGCGACGAGGTCTGGATTGCGGCCATGCGTGAGAAGTTGTCCCGGGTGAGCCGCGACCTGCAGGCGCTTATTCTGGCGCAGCCGGTATTCAAGGGCGCGCTGGAGTGCCGGCGCACGCCGTTGTTTGTGTCCGTGTTGACGTCGACAGCGCAGGCCGAGCAGATTTTCGAACGTTGCGCGCAGCAAGGCGTGTTGATTCGCCTTTGGCGGGTGAATGCGGAGCTGGCGTACTTACGGTTTGGACTTTTTGATTTGGAGGACGCCGGTCTCGTACGGAGACTGACCGCCGCCCTCGCTGACAGATAA
- a CDS encoding alpha-amylase family glycosyl hydrolase: MAERSAMQGQTQPSDWSEGGVIYQIYPRSFCDSNGDGVGDLNGITEKLDYIASLGVDAVWISPFFKSPMKDFGYDVADYCDVDPIFGTLADFDRMLAAMHERGLKLLIDLVPCHTSDEHPWFQESRSDRSNPKADWYVWRDAKPDGSPPNNWRAHFGGPSWTWDGRRAQYYLHHFLPGQPNLNYRNPAVTEAMLAQAEFWFQRGVDGLRIDAIATLAYDPELTDNPARDLDDPFRQSAAARANPFHLQHHRHSFNQHDEVVAFLTRLRALADRYEGRFLLGEVGGDGMAVSAQYTAGEDRLQSCYNFSLLGAPISGRVVKDIVTAVLAEVGAGKLTFAVGNHDVMRVTSRWAAEASPAQQQTLAKTALTLLMTLPGKACVYQGEELGLTQADLPYELLQDPEGINGWPHAKGRDGCRTPMPWRDNAGGGFSVGESWLPLPEEHLAAAVNRQEDAADSVLRYTRQALALRKERPELRRGCTELLNAPDELFVILRKEGDSQVLGIFNLSPQAQTFALPGNRWSEPLLASEAAVANGVVTLPAFSCSLLENVK, encoded by the coding sequence ATGGCGGAGAGAAGTGCAATGCAGGGACAAACACAGCCTTCGGATTGGAGCGAGGGCGGCGTGATCTATCAGATTTATCCGCGCAGTTTTTGCGACTCCAACGGCGACGGAGTAGGGGATCTGAACGGCATCACGGAAAAGCTGGACTATATCGCCAGTCTGGGCGTGGACGCTGTGTGGATTTCGCCGTTCTTCAAGTCTCCTATGAAGGACTTCGGCTATGACGTGGCGGACTACTGCGACGTTGATCCGATATTCGGCACGCTGGCGGACTTTGACCGCATGCTGGCGGCGATGCATGAGCGCGGCCTGAAACTGCTGATCGATCTGGTTCCCTGCCATACCTCCGATGAACATCCCTGGTTTCAGGAAAGCCGCTCCGACCGCAGCAACCCCAAGGCGGACTGGTACGTATGGCGCGACGCCAAACCGGACGGCAGCCCCCCCAACAACTGGCGCGCGCACTTCGGCGGACCGTCCTGGACCTGGGACGGCCGCCGCGCCCAGTACTATCTGCATCACTTTCTGCCGGGCCAGCCCAATCTGAACTACCGCAACCCGGCGGTGACGGAAGCCATGCTGGCGCAGGCGGAATTCTGGTTCCAGCGGGGCGTGGACGGCCTGCGCATAGACGCCATCGCCACCCTGGCGTACGACCCTGAACTGACGGATAACCCGGCGCGGGATCTGGATGATCCGTTCCGGCAATCCGCGGCGGCGCGGGCTAACCCGTTCCATTTGCAGCACCATCGGCACTCGTTCAACCAGCATGATGAAGTCGTGGCCTTCCTGACCCGCCTGCGGGCGTTGGCGGATCGTTATGAGGGTCGCTTTCTGCTCGGGGAAGTTGGCGGCGACGGTATGGCGGTGAGCGCTCAATATACGGCGGGAGAAGACCGTCTGCAGTCCTGCTACAACTTCTCTCTGCTGGGCGCGCCCATCAGCGGGCGTGTGGTGAAGGACATTGTGACGGCGGTGCTGGCGGAAGTAGGGGCCGGTAAACTGACCTTCGCCGTGGGCAACCATGATGTGATGCGTGTGACCTCCCGCTGGGCGGCGGAGGCGTCGCCGGCGCAACAGCAGACGCTGGCGAAAACCGCGCTGACCCTGCTGATGACGCTGCCGGGCAAAGCCTGTGTATATCAGGGGGAAGAACTGGGGCTGACCCAGGCGGACTTGCCCTATGAACTGTTGCAGGACCCAGAAGGCATCAATGGCTGGCCGCACGCTAAAGGCCGCGATGGCTGTCGCACGCCGATGCCCTGGCGCGACAATGCCGGCGGCGGCTTCAGTGTCGGAGAGAGCTGGCTGCCTTTGCCCGAGGAACATCTTGCGGCGGCGGTGAATCGACAGGAAGACGCGGCGGATTCGGTGCTGCGTTATACCCGACAGGCGCTGGCGCTGCGCAAAGAGCGGCCGGAGCTGCGCCGGGGATGCACGGAGCTGCTGAACGCACCGGATGAGCTGTTCGTCATCCTGAGGAAAGAAGGCGATAGCCAGGTATTAGGGATATTTAACCTGTCGCCTCAGGCGCAGACTTTCGCCCTGCCTGGAAACCGCTGGAGTGAGCCATTACTCGCTTCAGAAGCAGCTGTCGCCAATGGCGTTGTCACACTTCCCGCCTTCTCCTGTAGCCTGTTGGAGAATGTGAAATAG
- a CDS encoding LacI family DNA-binding transcriptional regulator, whose protein sequence is MKTTIKDVAKRTGVSIATVSRVINGLGGYSNDTRKKVLSAIDEMGFRPNAVARGLVSKKTHTIGVMLPDVSGMLAAEILKGIETVAKEQRYSVIVCNTNYSGDRSQEYVRTLKEKQVDGVLAVSEYMTSEKSNALLSLNLPVVLISTLSYSYPFPYVKVDDKQAAYSAVCHLIDKGHRHIAMISGDRADLIAGAPRIEGYVQALRDHGLSVDESLIRFRAEFESFGFHSGALCMEGLLGDKPGQFSAVFAASDELAMGALSCAHRHGVRIPDDLSIIAYDDTRIAEMATPPLTALHQPLFAMGSRATEMLLDMSAAGTLEAESVIIPHKIIERESVKAI, encoded by the coding sequence ATGAAAACCACTATCAAAGACGTCGCCAAACGCACCGGCGTCTCCATCGCCACCGTGTCCCGGGTCATCAACGGGTTGGGGGGATATTCCAACGACACACGCAAAAAAGTGCTGTCCGCCATCGACGAAATGGGCTTTCGGCCCAACGCGGTAGCCCGTGGTCTGGTCAGTAAAAAAACTCATACTATCGGGGTCATGTTACCGGACGTTTCCGGCATGCTGGCGGCTGAGATCCTCAAGGGCATTGAGACGGTGGCCAAGGAGCAGCGCTATAGCGTCATCGTCTGCAACACCAATTATTCCGGCGACCGTTCTCAGGAATACGTGCGGACGTTGAAAGAGAAGCAGGTGGACGGCGTGCTCGCGGTGAGCGAGTACATGACGTCGGAGAAAAGCAACGCGCTGTTGAGCCTGAATCTGCCCGTCGTGCTGATTTCCACCCTCTCCTATTCCTATCCCTTTCCCTACGTGAAGGTGGATGACAAGCAGGCCGCCTACAGCGCCGTCTGCCATCTCATCGACAAAGGCCACCGCCATATCGCCATGATCAGCGGCGATCGCGCCGACCTCATCGCCGGCGCGCCCCGCATCGAGGGCTATGTTCAGGCCCTGCGGGACCATGGGCTCAGCGTGGATGAGTCGTTGATTCGCTTTCGAGCGGAATTTGAATCTTTCGGCTTTCACAGCGGCGCGCTGTGCATGGAAGGATTACTGGGGGACAAGCCCGGCCAGTTCAGCGCCGTATTCGCCGCCAGCGACGAGTTGGCGATGGGCGCGCTGTCCTGCGCTCACCGCCATGGCGTCCGCATCCCGGATGATCTGTCGATTATCGCCTACGACGACACCCGCATCGCGGAAATGGCGACGCCGCCGCTCACCGCGCTGCATCAGCCGCTGTTCGCCATGGGCAGCCGCGCGACGGAAATGCTGCTGGACATGTCCGCCGCCGGAACCCTGGAAGCCGAGAGCGTGATCATCCCGCACAAGATAATTGAGCGGGAGTCGGTCAAAGCGATCTGA
- a CDS encoding DUF6064 family protein: MSEWWTYRPEHFLLFSNRVYWRLFELYNQAWWPWQWLFLLAGMGLLTMMARQRVWSGRAISLILVALWLFVAWAFLWRRYATINWAAEYVAYAFVAQAALLGWLGVIRDRVRFAPLADKRFWLGASLFLYALLAHPLTALLFDRPLVAAEVFGMTPDPLAIGTLGMAAAMSGGVARWLAPIPGAWCLASWLTLDTLAEPGAWIPLLALCWALAAFWIGRKVKSASA, translated from the coding sequence ATGAGTGAATGGTGGACCTATCGCCCGGAGCATTTTCTGCTGTTTTCCAACCGGGTGTATTGGCGTTTATTTGAGTTATACAACCAGGCCTGGTGGCCCTGGCAATGGCTGTTTCTGCTGGCGGGCATGGGACTGTTGACGATGATGGCGCGCCAGCGTGTCTGGAGCGGCAGGGCGATCAGTTTGATCCTGGTGGCGTTGTGGTTATTCGTCGCCTGGGCCTTTCTGTGGCGGCGCTATGCGACCATCAACTGGGCGGCGGAATATGTCGCCTATGCGTTTGTGGCGCAGGCGGCTTTGCTGGGTTGGCTGGGCGTCATCAGAGACCGGGTGAGGTTTGCGCCTCTTGCGGATAAACGCTTCTGGTTGGGAGCCAGTCTGTTTCTCTATGCTCTGCTGGCGCATCCATTGACGGCGCTGCTGTTTGACAGACCGCTCGTCGCTGCGGAAGTGTTTGGGATGACGCCGGATCCTTTGGCGATAGGGACGCTGGGGATGGCGGCGGCGATGTCAGGCGGCGTCGCCCGCTGGCTGGCGCCGATTCCCGGCGCTTGGTGTCTGGCCAGCTGGTTAACCTTGGATACCCTGGCGGAGCCTGGCGCCTGGATTCCATTACTGGCGTTGTGCTGGGCGTTGGCGGCCTTCTGGATCGGGCGGAAAGTGAAATCCGCCTCTGCTTAG
- a CDS encoding glycine cleavage system protein H, with protein sequence MSGTLSTLKYYSCHEWVRILASFAIVGVTEFVSGLKGSIKLSCDVDYNKVYVPGEQIGTLETQDGEVLPFYIPVSGYIVGVNNHPSIDTGNPYGDGWLLIVKIMEESDIAKLMTESEYDKTFKRTPMFAYA encoded by the coding sequence ATGTCTGGGACTCTATCCACACTAAAATACTATTCATGTCACGAATGGGTCCGCATTCTAGCCAGCTTTGCTATCGTTGGCGTAACAGAGTTTGTATCAGGTCTAAAAGGCTCTATAAAACTGTCCTGTGATGTGGACTACAACAAGGTGTACGTCCCGGGAGAACAGATTGGGACGCTTGAAACCCAGGATGGCGAAGTGCTGCCATTTTACATACCCGTTTCAGGCTACATCGTTGGCGTCAATAACCATCCTTCCATAGACACCGGCAATCCATACGGCGACGGCTGGTTGCTCATAGTTAAAATTATGGAGGAATCAGATATCGCAAAGTTGATGACAGAATCAGAGTACGACAAGACTTTCAAGCGCACGCCTATGTTCGCCTATGCGTGA
- the bluB gene encoding 5,6-dimethylbenzimidazole synthase, whose amino-acid sequence MTDSGYSPEEKQAVYRAIYERRDMRHFLPDPVDEAILQRILQAAHHAPSVGFMQPWRFIRITEPSLRRDIAATVEKERLLTAEALGERGQEFMRLKVEGVRECPVLLVVMLTDRREKYIFGRRTMPDMDLASASCAIQNLWLAARCEGVGMGWVSLFDPVELAALLQCPEGSEPIAILCLGHVDKFYDAPMLQQENWSQRKELQELVWFNQWGGAG is encoded by the coding sequence ATGACGGACAGCGGCTATTCACCTGAAGAGAAACAGGCGGTGTATCGTGCGATATATGAGCGACGCGATATGCGTCACTTCCTGCCGGACCCGGTGGACGAGGCAATCTTGCAGCGCATTCTGCAAGCCGCCCACCACGCCCCCAGCGTGGGCTTCATGCAGCCCTGGCGCTTTATTCGCATCACCGAACCCAGCCTGCGCCGGGACATCGCCGCCACGGTGGAGAAAGAGCGATTATTGACGGCGGAAGCCCTGGGTGAACGCGGCCAGGAGTTTATGCGTCTGAAAGTGGAAGGGGTGCGTGAGTGTCCGGTATTACTGGTGGTGATGCTCACGGACCGGCGTGAAAAATATATTTTTGGCCGTCGCACCATGCCGGATATGGATCTGGCGTCCGCCAGCTGCGCGATCCAGAACCTCTGGCTGGCGGCCCGTTGCGAAGGCGTCGGCATGGGCTGGGTGTCGCTGTTTGATCCTGTCGAATTAGCCGCGTTGCTGCAATGCCCGGAAGGTAGCGAGCCCATCGCCATTCTGTGTCTGGGACATGTGGATAAATTTTATGACGCGCCAATGCTGCAACAGGAAAACTGGAGCCAGCGCAAGGAGTTGCAGGAGCTGGTCTGGTTCAACCAGTGGGGCGGCGCGGGCTGA
- a CDS encoding VCBS repeat-containing protein, with protein MKTPLIGLTLMLEAGAVLAQPLATDIYGRPLGDDRLTPPMLAPRLATVEAMKFTAEEDSGFTVGVAYKPGKTWIDAVGFGDVDGDGDMELVAVSSYYFDAENDYSVFVFHPTAAGLGEPTRIGYQATGNRNGLSIADLDGDGAEEIIVGHGQGLTIITQDGAGGFQTSLVGSAAADTLDAVDINRDGIPDLIGLPWSAPATQYFGAGDGSIAYQTTLATNASGYNDQALGDFNHDGVMDLAIMSGQGSGPDFSLHLHNGVDAFTAAMPFYLDLNDRASGIASGDFNGDGRDDLVIARGRNSPTYLWVYTQNAAGAMDTPVQLTSHDIPETLRAADLDGNGYDDILVLHGGWNTLGVYLNGPDGMGEETRVSIPYASHYDPEGLAVADTDGDGCPDMIAIADYNQGVVPVTFKLCETPPQPTTGSLEGSIGWEPVYHEVTVSGGKIDALLRFSGRRNDMDLYLYNPDGALVASAATNEAPEKLSYDTEGVAGTYKFKIVSRKSRVANFSLDYVYLP; from the coding sequence ATGAAAACCCCGCTGATAGGATTGACGCTCATGCTGGAGGCCGGCGCTGTGCTGGCCCAGCCTCTCGCTACGGATATTTATGGTCGCCCGCTGGGCGATGATCGCCTGACTCCGCCCATGCTGGCCCCTCGCTTAGCCACCGTCGAAGCGATGAAATTCACCGCCGAGGAAGACTCGGGATTCACGGTCGGCGTCGCCTACAAACCCGGCAAAACCTGGATCGACGCCGTCGGTTTTGGCGACGTGGACGGTGACGGCGACATGGAGCTGGTGGCGGTTTCTTCTTATTACTTCGATGCAGAAAACGACTACAGCGTTTTCGTCTTTCATCCCACCGCCGCCGGTCTCGGCGAACCCACTCGCATTGGCTATCAAGCCACCGGCAACCGTAACGGACTGTCAATCGCCGATCTGGATGGCGATGGCGCAGAAGAGATTATTGTCGGTCATGGTCAGGGCCTGACCATTATTACTCAAGATGGCGCGGGCGGTTTCCAAACCTCTCTGGTCGGCTCTGCGGCGGCGGACACATTGGATGCGGTGGATATCAATCGGGATGGTATCCCTGATCTGATCGGGTTGCCCTGGTCCGCGCCGGCGACGCAGTATTTCGGCGCCGGAGACGGCTCCATCGCCTATCAAACCACCTTGGCCACCAACGCCAGCGGTTATAACGATCAGGCGTTGGGAGACTTCAACCACGACGGGGTGATGGATCTGGCGATTATGTCCGGGCAGGGCTCCGGGCCGGATTTCTCTCTGCATTTGCATAACGGCGTCGACGCATTCACTGCGGCCATGCCCTTCTATCTGGACCTGAACGACCGCGCCAGCGGCATCGCTTCCGGCGACTTCAATGGCGACGGTCGGGACGATCTGGTTATCGCCAGAGGGCGTAACTCGCCGACTTATCTGTGGGTCTACACGCAGAACGCCGCCGGCGCCATGGATACGCCGGTGCAACTGACGTCTCATGATATTCCGGAAACCCTGCGCGCAGCGGACCTGGATGGCAATGGGTACGATGACATTCTGGTCTTGCACGGCGGCTGGAACACCTTGGGCGTGTATCTGAACGGACCGGATGGTATGGGTGAGGAAACCCGCGTGAGCATTCCATACGCAAGCCATTACGATCCAGAAGGGCTGGCGGTGGCGGACACGGATGGCGATGGTTGCCCGGATATGATCGCCATCGCCGACTATAACCAGGGCGTGGTGCCGGTGACGTTCAAACTCTGTGAAACGCCGCCGCAGCCGACCACTGGTTCACTGGAGGGGAGCATTGGCTGGGAGCCGGTTTACCATGAAGTGACGGTTTCCGGCGGTAAGATCGACGCTCTGCTGCGTTTCTCAGGCAGACGCAACGATATGGATCTGTACTTGTACAATCCCGATGGCGCGCTGGTAGCCAGCGCCGCTACTAACGAAGCGCCGGAAAAGCTCAGCTATGACACGGAAGGGGTCGCGGGAACCTATAAGTTCAAGATTGTGTCGAGGAAATCCCGTGTGGCCAACTTCAGCCTGGATTATGTCTATCTGCCCTGA
- a CDS encoding aldo/keto reductase: MTQGDVTRRRLLQGMAAAALMTHMPSIRARKPETAPLARPIPSTGEMLPVVGLGSWITFNVGNDRQLLDESAAVIDAFLQAGGALIDSSPMYGSAQATIGYGLAQSRLGGQAFAADKVWLRDAEAGAQQIADSLSHWRKPRFDLLQVHNLLSWEAHLDTLQAMKQRGDLRYLGVTTSHGRRHDAMEQAMRQRPLDFIQLTYNPLDREAEQRLLPLAAERGIAVIVNRPFQQGDLTRRLRRERLPGWATEIGVTSWAQFILKFILSHPAVTCVIPATTRVDHVRENMAAATSPFPDANQRRRIADDVRKRLA, encoded by the coding sequence ATGACGCAAGGGGATGTGACGCGACGCAGGCTATTGCAGGGAATGGCCGCCGCCGCGCTGATGACGCATATGCCGTCAATCCGGGCGCGTAAGCCGGAGACTGCGCCGCTGGCGCGCCCGATACCTTCCACTGGCGAAATGCTGCCCGTTGTCGGACTGGGCAGTTGGATCACATTTAACGTCGGTAATGATCGCCAGTTGCTGGACGAAAGCGCCGCCGTCATCGATGCCTTTCTCCAAGCCGGTGGCGCCTTGATTGACTCCTCTCCCATGTATGGCTCCGCTCAAGCCACTATTGGCTACGGTCTGGCGCAATCCAGATTGGGCGGGCAAGCGTTTGCTGCGGATAAAGTCTGGCTGCGCGACGCCGAGGCGGGGGCGCAGCAGATTGCGGATTCTCTGTCCCACTGGCGGAAACCCCGTTTTGACCTGTTACAGGTGCACAATCTGCTGTCCTGGGAAGCGCACCTGGATACGTTGCAGGCCATGAAGCAACGCGGCGATCTGCGCTACCTCGGCGTCACCACCTCCCATGGCCGCCGGCATGACGCCATGGAGCAGGCGATGCGCCAGCGCCCTCTGGATTTTATACAGCTCACCTACAACCCGCTTGATCGTGAAGCAGAACAGCGTCTGTTGCCGCTGGCGGCGGAGCGGGGCATTGCGGTGATCGTCAATCGACCCTTTCAGCAGGGCGACCTGACCCGTCGCCTCCGCCGCGAGCGTCTGCCGGGGTGGGCGACAGAGATTGGCGTCACTTCCTGGGCGCAGTTCATCCTCAAGTTTATTCTGTCCCACCCCGCTGTCACTTGCGTGATTCCCGCCACTACGCGGGTGGACCATGTGCGCGAGAACATGGCCGCGGCGACGTCGCCTTTCCCTGACGCAAATCAGCGCAGGCGTATCGCGGACGATGTGCGGAAACGGCTCGCATGA